The window ATGCCTTAATCGATATAGATATTTATCAAATTCTTTATTTAATCTTTTACTATTTGATCTCATTGGAATAATTGGGATCATATTTTTATTTTTAATAAATATTCTGATGGTCTCAGCATCATATCCCTTATCTGCAATTAAATAATCTGCTTCTTCTACAACCTCTATCAATTGCTCTGCAACTTGGCTATCGTGGACTTGACCCCCAGTGATTTTAAAATCAATCGGTAATCCATTCGCGTCGGTTGCAAGATGTATTTTTGTTGTTCGCCCACCACGTGATTGTCCAATTGCTCTTTCGAAACCATTCCGAGCTCCACTTGCATGCTGATGCACGCGTATGTAGCTTCCGTCAATGAATACCCATTCTTGATCCAAGACGCCTCGTAATCTAAAAAAAATTTATTCCACAATCCCTTACTTGCCCAACGATTAAAACGATTATAAGCAGTTTGCCAAGGACAAAATTCTTGAGGAATATCACGCCATGTCGCGCCTGTACGCAGTTTCCATAAGATAGCTTCCATGATATTTCTACTATTCTTTGAACAGTAGCAACCGTGCAATCGCATTGTATCCTGGATTTGCTGCCAAATATTATCTGTTAAAAGAGTACGTGCCATTGAATAATATTGAAATACAAGTAATTTGGAATATTATTTTAAGTCTTTAAAATCCATTCTTCAAATGAGAACACGCCCTAGTGCTATTGGTAAACAATCATCATTTTTGATAAATAATTTATCCAACTTGTATTCATTAACCTTGTCACCGCATAATTTATGAAATTCACTCTTTGTATGTAAATTTAACTTATTTTTCTTAGGGACTCTTATTAAATTCCTATTACTCTGACAATAAGCAGCATTATCTTTCAAGTCTACCCAATAGCCATCCAATGCTTTATTATCTGGGTTATCAAAATTATAATTGTCAGCATCAATAAAAATTAAGATTGATGGCGACTCAACTTTATTCCATCTTTCACGATGAGATTCAATATAATCACTACCAACTTTAACTCCAATATGATCTGGGTCTATGTTTCTAAGAACTTTATACCCACCGGTCTTACCACATTTTATTTGAACAAAAATCACACCTCCCGTTTCAATAACGTTACTTCTACCCTTTCGCATTATTATCATGCCATCAAAAGCATTATCATTTTTAGCAAAATAGTCCTGCCAGCCACAAAAAATACGATTCTCAATAAAACCTGTAACCGTTTGCACACCCAAATTATCTAAGATTCTATTGTCTATTCTCATAAAAAAAGCCCCACCTAAGTGGGACTTTTATAAACTACTTCAACTTAATTATCAATCAATTAAGTCAATTGAGCAGCAGCAATTTTTTTGGTATCAACATTCGCAGCAGCGTCAGTGTAGTCGCCCATTTTGTCGAAGCTTAAGTATTGGTAGATGTCAGCAGACATGCTATCAATTTGAGTTGCATACTGTTGGTATTCTTCTGGAGTTGGTAATTTACCAAGTACAGCAGCAACAGATGCAAGTTCAGCAGACGCTAAGTAAACGTTCGCACCTTGACCTAAACGGTTCGGGAAGTTACGTGTAGAAGTCGATACACACGTTGTGTTCGGCGCTACACGCGCTTGGTTACCCATACATAATGAACAGCCCGGCATTTCAGTACGCGCGCCAGCTTTACCATAAGTATTGTAGAAACCTTCTTCCATCAATTGACGCTCATCCATACGCGTAGGTGGAGCAATCCACAAACGAGTTGAAAGTACGCCACCAGGAACTTTTTCTAACAGCTTGCCAGTTGCGCGGAAATGGCCGATGTTCGTCATGCATGAACCAACGAATACTTCATCAATTTTCACGCCTTGAACGTCAGAAAGCAATTTCGCATCATCTGGGTCATTCGGGCAGCAAAGAACTGGTTCAGTAATTGTAGAAAGGTCAATTTCATACACTTTCGTGTATTCAGCGTCAGCATCAGCTTTAAGAAGTGATGGGTTCGCTAACCATTTTTCCATGTTCTCAACACGACGAGCCATAGTACGCGCATCGCCATAACCTTCAGAAATCATCCACTTCAACATTGTGATGTTTGATTTCAGGTATTCAGCAACTTTCTCTTCAGAAAGCGTGATAGAACAACCAGCAGCAGAACGTTCAGCAGATGCATCAGAAAGTTCGAATGCTTGCTCAACAGTCAGGTCAGTTTCCATTTCTGTCAGGTCGATCTCAAGGATACGGCCAGAGAAGATGTTTTTCTTGCCTTTCTTCTCTACAGTCAAGTCACCTTGCTGAATCGCAACGTAAGGAATTGCATGTACAAGGTCACGCAGTGTGATACCAGGCTGCATTTTACCTTTGAACTTAACAAGTACAGATTCAGGCATGTCTAATGGCATAACACCAGTCGCTGCAGCGAACGCTACCAGACCAGAACCCGCAGGGAATGAAATACCAATTGGGAAACGTGTATGCGAGTCACCGCCAGTACCAACTGTATCTGGAAGCAGCATGCGGTTTAACCATGAGTGGATAATACCGTCACCTGGACGCAGTGAAACACCGCCACGGTTCATGATGAAATCAGGAAGCGAGTGCTGCATTTGAACGTCAACTGGCTTTGGATATGCAGCTGTGTGACAGAAAGATTGCATAACTAGGTCAGCAGAGAAGCCTAGGCAAGCCAAGTCTTTCAATTCGTCACGTGTCATTGGACCAGTGGTATCTTGCGAACCAACAGTCGTCATCTTAGGTTCACAGTAAGTCCCTGGAAGTACGCCTTGACCTTCAGGAAGACCACATGCGCGGCCAACCATTTTCTGCGCTTGAGTGAAACCTTTGCCAGTAGCAGCAGGCTGAACCGGAGTACGGAATAAAGTAGATGGAGCAAGACCTAAAGCTTCACGCGCTTTAGTCGTCAAGCCGCGGCCAACGATTAAGTTAATACGGCCGCCAGCACGTACTTCGTCTAGAAGAACCGGAGTTTTAAGTTCAGATTCAGCGATTTGTTCGCCAGCTTTGAACGCAGTTACTTTAGCAGCAGCGTGATCAATCTTAAGAACGATTTCGTCGCCCATGTTCATGTTCTGAACGTCGATTTCAACTGGCAATGCGCCGGCATCTTCCATCGTGTTGAAGAAAATCGGAGCGATTTTAGAGCCTAAACAGTAGCCGCCGTCTTTTTTGTTCGGAATGTGCGGGATGTCATCACCGAAGAACCAAAGCACGGAGTTAGTTGCTGATTTACGGCTTGAACCAGTACCAACAACGTCACCTACGTAAGCAACTTGGTTGCCTTTCGCGATCAGTTCTTTGATTTGGTTTAACGGGCCAACTTCACCAGGAACTTCCGGGTTGATGCCGTCACGCACGTTTTTCAGCATTGCATTTGCATGCAATGGAATGTCTGGGCGGCTCCATGCGTCTTGTGCAGGTGACAAGTCGTCAGTGTTGGTTTCGCCAGTGACTTTGAAAACTGTCAGTTTGATTTCTTCAGGAACGTCTTTGCGGCTTGTGAACCATTCAGCGTCAGCCCAAGACTGCATAACCGCTTGCGCATTTGCATTGCCAGCTTTTGCTTTGTCAGCAACGTCGTGGAACGCATCAAATACTAAAAGAGTTTTCTTCAGCGCTTCAGCAGCCAATTCAGCAAGAGCAGCGTCATCAAGCAGAGCAACTAAAGGAGCAACGTTATAGCCGCCAAGCATAGTGCCCAGCAAGTAAACCGCACGCTCTTTAGAAACCAGCGGAGAAGCCGCTTCGCCTTTTGCCAAAGCAGCCAAGAAAGCAGCTTTTACATATGCAGCTTGGTCAACGCCTGCAGGAACGCGGTTTTCTAGCAAGTCAACTAAGAATGCTTCTTCACCGGCAGGTGGATTTTTTAATAATTCAACCAGCTCAGCTGTTTGAGCATCGTCAAGTGGCTTCGGTGGGACTCCGAGTGCGGCACGTTCTGCAACGTGTTGGCGGTAAGCTTCTAGCACGGTGTTATTCCTCTTTTTTAAAAAATTACCTGCGAATTCCAGCCATGTTCAAGGCTTCGCAAATAATATGGACTGCTTGATTTTACTAAAATTCCAGTTAAAAGTTAATGCAAGTAAAGTGTTTCTTCGTGATGCTCATTATTTATTAGCTAAATATCGCATTATCGATTATTCAATAATCAAATCCTTTACTTAGAACACTTATTTTTGGCAGAAAAGCGGCTTTCAACTTTAATTTCGCCATAAAAAAAGGCAATCCAATACTGCCTGCCTTTTTCTGAAAATAATATTCAACCTTAGTGTACCGTCGTTTGCATCAAATACTGATGCAATTCTGTACGCGACCCCATGAATTTAACTGACCACAGGTCTTCAAATAAGCCTGCATGGCCGGAACTGGCAAAGGAAATATCGACCGCATAGCGTTCTGAAGCATCTTCCAGTTTGCGCTTTAAGTAAACGCGGTCGCCAATGCTCAGCACATAATTGCCGCCGCCGATAATGGCCACGCCCTGCTCATCTTCCAAGAGTAAATCTGCATGATGCATATAGCCTACAACATCCATTTGCGCCTCCTCTTGCTTATATAATCCTGAATTTTATTATTCTTTAAAAGGATAAGCTTTTCCAGTTTTTAGATTTAGCAATTTGTCACAAGTTATATTTTAAACGTTTGGCCTTTAAGTATTGCTTAGGCTATTTAGAAGGGCTGATAAAAAAACCGTTCCTTAGAACGGCTTGTAATCCGGCATTTCAGCATGCGGCGTCGCAATGCATTTTTCTGTAAATTCAGAACGGATTTTTTCACGCGCTGTTTCTACATCGCCCTTAATCGCCGCTTCAGGCAAGGCATACACTTCATCGATAATGCTGAGGATGAACTTCTTAGTGGTTTCATCTTCAATTTTGCCTGCGTGCTCTACAGCCTTGTCTTTGGTAATTGCATTTTGACGGTCAAGCATGATGGTGCGCGCGGCGTTGCCTACGCTGCGGCAGTAACCCTGCCATTGCTCTTCCGGGGTTAAAGGCTTTTTCTCTGCACAGCCAGCCAGTGCAATCAAAACTGATAAAGCGAGTAACTTTTTCATGAAAAATCTCCTACATGGCTGCACTATAAAAGATCGGCATGAATTTGTCATGGTAATTCAAATTAACGCGCCCAATTGCGGCTCAATGAATGCTAAAAAACGGATCAGCGCCTACGGCACATGGAAGCAATGGTCCAGCGGAATGATGCTTCTATTTCTGCCCTATCTGGAGCCTGCTTCACGCAGCTCCCTGCACAGGCTGCTGCTCTGCAAGCTTGCAGACTGCATAACCGAATTGCATGAACAGTAAGCCGCCGCATCTTCAGGCTTTAGGCCTTTCGGAATTGGCATTCCCTCACAGTAAAAACTCTGATCCTGAAATTTATGCTTTTCAGCATAATTCAAATAGCCCAAATAAGCGGATACAGCCAGCACCAGAACGAATACGATTAAAATCGGCGTTCTGATCTGCATATTTAAATTAACAGCCATATATAGTCAGCTTTCAACTTTGCTTCCATGAACTTCGCGGAGCGATATTATTGAGGGAAATACTGCTAGTTTGCAGCACAGGCAATCATAATTCTGGATTTTTTAATAAATACAAATAATTGATTTAAAAAACTAAACATTAATGCACAGAGGCTTAAAATCATATTAGCAGCATTTTAATACAGCGCCAACCCAGTCACAGACTAAAGTAAAATAAGCGCGCCGATTTTTAACAGCCATTCTTAAAAAAACTCTGCAGGATATTTGCGCTTTGCACAGCTGGATATAAATTTGGCTGCATTAAATAAAGCAGAACTGCATGCAGAAATTAAAATGCGCAGCTGCGGAGTAATTAAGCAAAGCCTGCGCCCATAAAAAAAACCTGTTTAACTCTCCCAAATTAAACAGGTTTATTACGCTTAAAACTTTATAGTGTATTTGCTATTTTTAATTAGCACTTACTATACAAATGAATTCTTTCAGAAATATGACTAAACCATAAGTTACGGCAAGAAATTAGCGCGCTTTGCAAAAATTAAAATCCGCCGGCTGCGGTAGAAGCAAAAAAAATGCCCAGCCAAGAGTCATCCGCTGAGCAAAAAAACTGTTTTATTGAATTCTTAGCGCAATAATAGCTGACACCAAAATTAAATGCAAATGATTCTTAATAGCATTTTTAGATATTCAGCCCTTCTGACGGAATTGCTCAATCTGTCTTATAGCTTGCAATTGCAGCTGCGGTGACAATTACTTAGCGCGCTTGGTTCCCGCCCGGCTTGCAAATGCCGCTTCCCTGCAGCGCGTGATATTCCTGAGAAACTGCGCCTCTCAGGAATATCATGCACGGGTAAAAGCATGCTTCCGCTAGAAGCGCCAATTGTAGAACAAGTCGATTGCGCGCTCTAAAGACTGGCTGGCTTC is drawn from Acinetobacter sp. WCHAc010034 and contains these coding sequences:
- a CDS encoding bifunctional aconitate hydratase 2/2-methylisocitrate dehydratase, producing MLEAYRQHVAERAALGVPPKPLDDAQTAELVELLKNPPAGEEAFLVDLLENRVPAGVDQAAYVKAAFLAALAKGEAASPLVSKERAVYLLGTMLGGYNVAPLVALLDDAALAELAAEALKKTLLVFDAFHDVADKAKAGNANAQAVMQSWADAEWFTSRKDVPEEIKLTVFKVTGETNTDDLSPAQDAWSRPDIPLHANAMLKNVRDGINPEVPGEVGPLNQIKELIAKGNQVAYVGDVVGTGSSRKSATNSVLWFFGDDIPHIPNKKDGGYCLGSKIAPIFFNTMEDAGALPVEIDVQNMNMGDEIVLKIDHAAAKVTAFKAGEQIAESELKTPVLLDEVRAGGRINLIVGRGLTTKAREALGLAPSTLFRTPVQPAATGKGFTQAQKMVGRACGLPEGQGVLPGTYCEPKMTTVGSQDTTGPMTRDELKDLACLGFSADLVMQSFCHTAAYPKPVDVQMQHSLPDFIMNRGGVSLRPGDGIIHSWLNRMLLPDTVGTGGDSHTRFPIGISFPAGSGLVAFAAATGVMPLDMPESVLVKFKGKMQPGITLRDLVHAIPYVAIQQGDLTVEKKGKKNIFSGRILEIDLTEMETDLTVEQAFELSDASAERSAAGCSITLSEEKVAEYLKSNITMLKWMISEGYGDARTMARRVENMEKWLANPSLLKADADAEYTKVYEIDLSTITEPVLCCPNDPDDAKLLSDVQGVKIDEVFVGSCMTNIGHFRATGKLLEKVPGGVLSTRLWIAPPTRMDERQLMEEGFYNTYGKAGARTEMPGCSLCMGNQARVAPNTTCVSTSTRNFPNRLGQGANVYLASAELASVAAVLGKLPTPEEYQQYATQIDSMSADIYQYLSFDKMGDYTDAAANVDTKKIAAAQLT
- a CDS encoding IS5 family transposase (programmed frameshift), with product MARTLLTDNIWQQIQDTMRLHGCYCSKNSRNIMEAILWKLRTGATWRDIPQEFCPWQTAYNRFNRWASKGLWNKFFLDLRGVLDQEWVFIDGSYIRVHQHASGARNGFERAIGQSRGGRTTKIHLATDANGLPIDFKITGGQVHDSQVAEQLIEVVEEADYLIADKGYDAETIRIFIKNKNMIPIIPMRSNSKRLNKEFDKYLYRLRHLVENAFARLKHFRAIATRFDKLARNYQSMIYIACMFIWCKAK
- a CDS encoding DUF4365 domain-containing protein, which encodes MRIDNRILDNLGVQTVTGFIENRIFCGWQDYFAKNDNAFDGMIIMRKGRSNVIETGGVIFVQIKCGKTGGYKVLRNIDPDHIGVKVGSDYIESHRERWNKVESPSILIFIDADNYNFDNPDNKALDGYWVDLKDNAAYCQSNRNLIRVPKKNKLNLHTKSEFHKLCGDKVNEYKLDKLFIKNDDCLPIALGRVLI